In Haloterrigena turkmenica DSM 5511, a single genomic region encodes these proteins:
- a CDS encoding cytochrome C oxidase subunit IV family protein, which yields MADIRTYTLIYIALVALATGKFVFFHFDAFSYQMALIGTIILAIIKVGLIAGYFQHLKEEPRSISYMMATAVFMVFLLTIAAGYSIQ from the coding sequence ATGGCTGATATTCGGACGTACACCCTCATATACATCGCACTGGTGGCGCTGGCTACGGGGAAGTTCGTCTTCTTCCACTTCGACGCGTTCAGCTACCAGATGGCGCTGATCGGAACGATCATTCTGGCGATCATCAAGGTCGGACTGATCGCCGGCTACTTCCAACACCTGAAGGAAGAGCCGCGGTCGATCAGCTACATGATGGCCACCGCCGTATTCATGGTCTTCCTGCTGACCATCGCGGCGGGCTACTCCATCCAGTAA
- a CDS encoding DUF7410 domain-containing protein, whose protein sequence is MTAGQLTDVDLHPEPVTEYEYDVPSDEEPETTCPYCGRPFRVQRYATYHLDVAHPDELSDEERAAVEDVRDDEEHELFTFHVKAAVSVFLTYFLFTFIYALVWAG, encoded by the coding sequence ATGACCGCCGGGCAACTCACCGACGTCGATCTGCACCCCGAGCCGGTGACGGAGTACGAGTACGACGTTCCGAGCGACGAGGAGCCCGAAACGACTTGTCCCTACTGCGGGCGACCGTTTCGCGTCCAGCGGTACGCGACGTACCATCTCGACGTCGCCCACCCCGACGAACTGAGCGACGAGGAACGGGCGGCCGTCGAGGACGTCCGCGACGACGAGGAGCACGAACTCTTCACGTTCCACGTCAAGGCGGCCGTCTCCGTCTTCCTCACGTATTTCCTGTTCACCTTCATCTACGCGCTCGTCTGGGCCGGCTGA
- a CDS encoding S8 family serine peptidase, producing MAPSLPDSSPGSDRLRSVVLVCLVLTMTLSAPVLASGGALAGGVGASSVDGHAGNETTADESIRIDDSLESSDGTVEIVVRLEEPAVPDAVPTDDADAHLADHAEESQEPLLDYADRTAGISVETEFWVANAVLLTVDTERVDLETFARFPAVEAVHENFELSIPERPPSNATALGATNGGESTTTDVTTTATDPQPTAGLELLNAPAVWEEYGTRGEGVRVAVLDTGIDATHPDLDLYTDDPSDPTYPGGWAEFDGNGNRIEGSTPYDSGTHGTHVSGTIAGGTASGARIGVAPEAELLHGLVLRETSGSFAQIVAGMEWALASEADVISMSLGSNGRHDALIDPVRNARDSGAVVVAAVGNEGVETSNSPGNVYDAVSVGAVDESGVVPAFSDGERINRSEWQTSLQSWPSSYTAPDVVAPGVRVTSTVPGGYQSLPGTSMATPHVSGAVALLRSIDPTATPDDLKDALYGTAWIPETAQARSETEIRYGHGIVDAETAADALVASDRRPVRTTAGESAETPTDETSAGLVTHFGGVVIVVVTVGLWTLRSGFSFPRDDP from the coding sequence ATGGCGCCTTCTCTCCCGGACTCGAGTCCGGGCTCCGATCGGCTTCGATCCGTCGTTCTCGTCTGTCTGGTACTGACGATGACGCTCTCGGCACCCGTTCTCGCCAGTGGTGGCGCTCTCGCCGGCGGTGTCGGCGCGTCGTCGGTCGACGGACACGCCGGCAACGAGACGACGGCCGACGAGTCGATCAGAATCGACGACTCCCTCGAGTCGTCCGACGGGACGGTCGAGATCGTGGTTCGACTCGAGGAGCCGGCAGTTCCCGACGCGGTCCCGACCGACGATGCCGACGCGCACCTCGCGGACCACGCCGAAGAGAGCCAGGAACCGCTGCTCGACTACGCCGACCGAACCGCGGGGATCAGCGTCGAGACCGAGTTCTGGGTGGCCAACGCCGTGTTGCTCACCGTCGACACCGAGCGGGTCGACCTCGAGACGTTCGCTCGGTTCCCCGCGGTCGAGGCGGTCCACGAGAACTTCGAACTCTCCATCCCCGAGCGGCCGCCGTCGAATGCGACCGCACTGGGGGCGACGAACGGAGGGGAATCCACGACAACAGACGTCACCACGACCGCTACCGATCCGCAACCGACCGCTGGACTCGAGTTACTGAACGCGCCCGCCGTCTGGGAGGAGTACGGAACGCGGGGCGAGGGGGTCCGCGTCGCCGTCCTCGATACCGGAATCGACGCGACGCACCCGGACCTCGACCTCTACACCGACGATCCGTCGGATCCGACGTACCCGGGCGGCTGGGCCGAGTTCGACGGCAACGGGAACCGCATCGAAGGATCGACGCCCTACGATTCCGGAACGCACGGCACGCACGTCAGCGGCACCATCGCCGGCGGAACCGCGAGCGGCGCTCGAATCGGCGTCGCTCCGGAGGCGGAGCTGCTCCACGGGCTCGTCCTGCGCGAGACCAGCGGCTCGTTCGCACAGATCGTCGCCGGCATGGAGTGGGCGCTCGCGTCCGAGGCCGACGTAATCAGTATGAGCCTCGGATCGAACGGCAGACACGACGCGTTGATCGATCCGGTTCGAAACGCCAGGGACAGCGGCGCCGTCGTCGTCGCGGCGGTCGGAAACGAGGGCGTCGAGACGTCAAACTCGCCCGGGAACGTCTACGACGCCGTCAGCGTCGGCGCCGTCGACGAGAGCGGTGTCGTCCCCGCGTTTTCCGACGGCGAACGGATCAACCGATCCGAATGGCAAACGTCGCTGCAATCGTGGCCGTCGTCGTACACCGCTCCCGACGTCGTGGCCCCAGGCGTCCGGGTTACGAGCACCGTTCCCGGCGGCTATCAGTCGCTGCCGGGGACGTCGATGGCGACCCCGCACGTCTCCGGAGCGGTCGCCTTGCTCCGCTCGATCGATCCGACTGCAACGCCCGACGACCTCAAGGACGCGCTGTACGGGACGGCCTGGATACCCGAGACGGCACAGGCACGGTCGGAGACGGAGATCCGCTACGGCCACGGGATCGTCGACGCTGAGACGGCGGCGGACGCGCTCGTCGCGAGCGATCGGCGCCCCGTCAGAACGACCGCCGGCGAATCCGCGGAGACGCCCACCGATGAGACGTCGGCGGGGCTCGTTACACACTTCGGCGGTGTGGTGATCGTCGTCGTCACGGTCGGCCTCTGGACCCTCCGTTCCGGGTTCTCGTTCCCTCGCGATGACCCGTGA
- a CDS encoding cbb3-type cytochrome c oxidase subunit I, with amino-acid sequence MSDLPPMTSVKRWLVTTNHKDVGILYIATSLFFLLLGGVLALLFRAHLWVPGGTGLLENVEFNQAVTAHGLLMVFWFLSPIASGFANYFVPLQIGAKDLAFPRLNALSYWFYLFSGVLMGVSFFQGRAFAGGWTMYAPLNVPSFNTVMEATAGGNATVLALLLFVISITIGTVNFLVTIHRSRAEGLGLWNMPMFTWSWLLTIWMMLFAFAALLAALLLLSIDRIMLTQYFATDQGSSLLWAHLFWFFGHPEVYIVFFPALGIMFETFQTFTGRRLVGRKWVIIAMVLVAVQSFLVWMHHMFLTAINLEIKTLFMATTIGISLPFDLMVFALIYTMVKGRVRFTTPFLFSLGALVLFILGGITGVFLGAVVLDYEFRGTYWVVAHFHYVMVSGVTALVAGIYYWWPKITGKMYSEALGKLNFAVYFIGFNLLYFPMFLAWETPRRVFHYSEGAQIYHQAATVGAFVLGASFLIMFFTLGKSLLTGPDAPDNPWEYSRTAEWAIPSPPPLENWTDRPSYASGRLEFVDDAAAATDGGVATGHGEATAADTTHEEHADHASIWPFGIGIGTFVLFLGLSGMTPYVHEFIQGTEHPPEHLASAAAEPSITYPILSLLGVGILGVTLFKFGVEEFNVPEMAVAERWPFGGVGNTKLGVWVFLASDVVVFGGAIGAYVFMRLHSGWGNWHLDTITMAGLFNTYVLLTSSFTVILALAFAERQNKKAMLGSMVATVLLAFVFMGVKAFEYSSKFADGHYWFSGIDYSIYFVTTGLHALHVILGVLVALFMIYRIVTVDAYLEDHRPVEFFGLYWHFVDIVWVFLFPLFYLM; translated from the coding sequence ATGAGTGATCTACCGCCGATGACGTCGGTCAAGCGGTGGCTAGTGACGACCAACCACAAGGACGTCGGGATCCTCTATATCGCGACGTCCCTGTTCTTCCTCCTGCTCGGCGGCGTTCTCGCGCTGCTCTTCCGTGCGCACCTGTGGGTGCCCGGCGGAACGGGACTGCTCGAGAACGTCGAGTTCAACCAGGCCGTCACGGCCCACGGGCTGTTGATGGTCTTCTGGTTCCTCTCGCCGATCGCGTCCGGGTTCGCGAACTACTTCGTCCCGCTCCAGATCGGCGCGAAGGATCTGGCGTTCCCGCGACTGAACGCCCTGAGTTACTGGTTCTACCTGTTCTCGGGCGTTCTGATGGGCGTCTCCTTCTTCCAGGGCCGAGCGTTCGCCGGCGGCTGGACGATGTACGCGCCGTTGAACGTGCCGTCGTTCAACACGGTAATGGAGGCGACGGCCGGCGGGAACGCGACGGTGCTCGCGCTCTTGCTGTTCGTCATCTCGATCACGATCGGGACGGTGAACTTCCTCGTCACGATCCACCGCTCGCGCGCGGAGGGCCTCGGCCTGTGGAACATGCCGATGTTCACCTGGTCGTGGCTGCTGACGATCTGGATGATGCTGTTCGCGTTCGCGGCGCTGCTGGCCGCGCTCCTGTTGCTCTCGATCGATCGGATCATGCTCACGCAGTACTTCGCGACCGATCAGGGCTCGAGTCTGCTGTGGGCGCACCTGTTCTGGTTCTTCGGGCATCCGGAGGTGTACATCGTCTTCTTCCCCGCGCTGGGGATCATGTTCGAGACGTTCCAGACGTTCACGGGACGACGACTCGTCGGCCGCAAGTGGGTCATCATCGCGATGGTCCTCGTCGCGGTCCAGTCGTTCCTCGTCTGGATGCACCACATGTTCCTGACGGCGATCAACCTCGAGATCAAGACGCTGTTCATGGCGACGACGATCGGGATCTCGCTGCCGTTCGACCTGATGGTCTTCGCGCTGATCTACACGATGGTCAAGGGACGCGTGCGGTTTACCACGCCGTTCCTGTTCAGTCTCGGGGCACTCGTCCTGTTCATCCTCGGCGGTATCACTGGGGTCTTCCTCGGCGCCGTCGTGCTGGATTACGAGTTCCGGGGCACCTACTGGGTCGTCGCTCACTTCCACTACGTGATGGTCTCGGGCGTCACCGCGCTGGTCGCCGGGATCTACTACTGGTGGCCGAAGATCACCGGGAAGATGTACTCCGAGGCCCTCGGAAAGCTCAACTTCGCGGTCTACTTCATCGGGTTCAACCTGCTGTACTTCCCGATGTTCCTCGCCTGGGAGACGCCGCGACGCGTCTTCCACTACAGCGAGGGTGCACAGATCTACCACCAGGCGGCGACCGTCGGGGCCTTCGTCCTCGGCGCGTCGTTCCTGATCATGTTCTTCACGCTCGGGAAGAGTCTGCTCACGGGTCCCGACGCACCCGACAACCCATGGGAGTACTCCCGCACCGCCGAGTGGGCGATCCCCTCGCCGCCGCCGCTAGAGAACTGGACCGACCGGCCAAGCTACGCCAGCGGCCGCCTCGAGTTCGTCGACGACGCCGCGGCGGCGACCGACGGCGGCGTTGCGACCGGACATGGCGAAGCAACGGCCGCGGACACGACCCACGAGGAACACGCCGACCACGCCAGCATCTGGCCCTTCGGCATCGGGATCGGCACGTTCGTCCTCTTCCTCGGTCTGTCCGGAATGACGCCGTACGTCCACGAATTCATTCAGGGAACCGAGCACCCGCCGGAACACCTCGCCAGCGCCGCGGCCGAACCGAGTATCACGTATCCGATTCTGTCGCTTCTCGGCGTCGGAATTCTCGGTGTCACGCTGTTCAAGTTCGGCGTCGAGGAGTTCAACGTGCCCGAGATGGCGGTCGCCGAACGCTGGCCGTTCGGCGGCGTCGGCAACACGAAACTCGGCGTCTGGGTCTTCCTGGCGTCTGACGTCGTCGTCTTCGGCGGCGCGATCGGGGCGTACGTCTTCATGCGCCTCCACAGCGGCTGGGGTAACTGGCACCTCGATACGATCACCATGGCGGGGCTGTTCAACACCTACGTCCTGCTCACCTCGAGCTTCACGGTGATCCTTGCGCTGGCCTTCGCTGAGCGGCAGAACAAGAAGGCCATGCTCGGCTCGATGGTCGCGACGGTCCTGTTGGCGTTCGTCTTCATGGGCGTCAAGGCCTTCGAGTACAGCAGCAAGTTCGCCGACGGTCACTACTGGTTCAGCGGGATCGATTACTCGATCTACTTCGTCACGACCGGGCTGCACGCACTCCACGTGATCCTCGGCGTGCTCGTCGCGCTGTTCATGATCTACCGGATCGTCACCGTCGATGCCTACCTCGAGGACCACCGACCGGTGGAGTTCTTCGGGCTCTACTGGCACTTCGTCGACATCGTCTGGGTCTTCCTCTTCCCACTGTTCTACCTGATGTAG
- the coxB gene encoding cytochrome c oxidase subunit II translates to MPLQQTRVDVFSDIFLVFLGLGTLVGVVVVSYVLYNAYKYRDDGEPKDDESLPTLGELPTGGKGGKKLFLSFGISAVIVISLVIWTYGMLLYVEDPQDEFDEEPVEIEVTGQGFAWYFEYANGVESISTMRIPADHPVAIEATSGDVWHTFGIPDLRVKADAIPGEYDETWFMADEPGEHEIKCFELCGESHTAMTGNVQVMEEEAFNEWLNGQLTLDVEIVDQNEEPVTEGYEMTLEHTQNDQYEEDLVHTYTADDFDENGTISLDHEDLQQGGEYNVTITFEDDQYETIEETIDISGPSSETFTVGSANESDNGNGTNESDDGGDGE, encoded by the coding sequence ATGCCATTGCAGCAGACACGCGTCGACGTGTTCAGTGACATCTTCCTGGTGTTTCTCGGACTCGGGACGCTCGTCGGCGTCGTCGTGGTCTCGTATGTCTTGTACAACGCGTACAAGTATCGAGACGACGGCGAGCCGAAAGACGACGAGTCGCTGCCCACGCTCGGGGAACTACCGACAGGTGGAAAGGGTGGAAAGAAGCTGTTCCTATCGTTCGGTATCAGCGCCGTCATCGTCATTTCGCTGGTGATCTGGACGTACGGGATGCTCCTGTACGTCGAGGATCCCCAGGACGAGTTCGACGAGGAGCCGGTCGAAATCGAAGTCACCGGCCAGGGCTTCGCCTGGTACTTCGAGTACGCGAACGGCGTCGAATCGATCAGTACGATGCGCATTCCGGCTGATCACCCGGTCGCAATCGAGGCGACGTCAGGAGACGTCTGGCACACGTTCGGCATACCCGATTTACGGGTGAAAGCCGACGCAATTCCGGGTGAGTACGACGAGACGTGGTTCATGGCTGACGAACCCGGCGAACACGAAATTAAGTGTTTCGAACTCTGTGGTGAGTCACACACGGCTATGACCGGCAACGTGCAGGTCATGGAAGAAGAGGCGTTCAACGAGTGGCTCAACGGTCAACTGACGCTCGACGTCGAGATCGTCGACCAGAACGAAGAGCCGGTCACCGAAGGCTACGAGATGACCCTCGAGCACACTCAGAACGACCAGTACGAGGAGGACCTCGTGCACACGTACACCGCCGACGATTTCGACGAGAACGGGACGATCAGTCTCGATCACGAGGATCTCCAGCAGGGCGGTGAGTACAACGTGACGATCACGTTCGAGGACGACCAGTACGAGACGATCGAGGAGACGATCGATATCAGTGGTCCCTCGAGCGAGACCTTCACGGTGGGAAGCGCCAACGAATCGGATAATGGAAACGGAACCAACGAGAGCGACGATGGAGGTGACGGCGAATGA
- a CDS encoding amphi-Trp domain-containing protein: MPEDVLFKFERRMDRTEIADYLRTVADSLERGEPINLEAGGDSVTMTPPSRPTFEIKAERETSSSAPEGPGELGLEFELEWEEGEDRSDDGTLTIE; this comes from the coding sequence ATGCCGGAAGACGTCCTCTTCAAGTTCGAACGGCGGATGGATCGAACCGAGATCGCCGACTACCTGCGAACGGTTGCCGACAGCCTCGAGCGCGGCGAGCCGATCAATCTCGAGGCCGGCGGGGACTCGGTGACGATGACGCCGCCGTCGCGCCCCACCTTCGAGATCAAGGCCGAACGCGAGACCTCGAGCTCGGCGCCCGAGGGCCCGGGTGAACTCGGACTCGAGTTCGAACTCGAGTGGGAGGAAGGCGAGGATCGATCCGACGACGGAACGCTGACGATCGAGTAG
- a CDS encoding adenylate kinase, producing the protein MAQPRILILGAPGAGKGTQSARITEEFDVDHITTGDALRGNKDMDISDMDTEYDTPREYMDRGELVPDAVVNAIVEEALSQADGFVLDGYPRNLEQAEELEGMTDLDLALMLDVSQEELVDRLTGRRVCSECGTNYHVEYDQPEEEGVCDECGGELIQRDDDTEETVRERLEVYRENTEPVIEHYEEQGDLERVDGERAPDEVWADVKATIEDAA; encoded by the coding sequence ATGGCACAGCCACGAATTCTGATCCTGGGTGCGCCCGGGGCAGGCAAGGGAACTCAGAGTGCACGGATCACCGAGGAGTTCGACGTCGACCACATCACCACCGGCGACGCCCTCCGCGGGAACAAGGATATGGACATCTCCGATATGGACACGGAGTACGACACCCCGCGAGAGTACATGGATCGGGGCGAACTCGTCCCCGACGCGGTCGTCAACGCCATCGTCGAGGAAGCCCTCTCCCAGGCCGACGGCTTCGTCCTCGACGGCTACCCGCGGAACCTAGAGCAGGCCGAGGAACTCGAGGGGATGACCGATCTCGACCTCGCGCTCATGCTCGATGTCAGTCAGGAGGAACTGGTCGACCGACTCACCGGTCGCCGCGTCTGCTCGGAGTGTGGCACCAACTATCACGTCGAGTACGACCAGCCCGAAGAGGAGGGCGTCTGCGACGAGTGCGGCGGCGAACTGATCCAGCGCGACGACGACACCGAGGAGACCGTCCGCGAACGCCTCGAGGTCTACCGCGAGAACACCGAACCGGTCATTGAACACTATGAGGAACAGGGCGACCTCGAGCGCGTCGACGGCGAGCGAGCGCCCGACGAGGTCTGGGCGGACGTGAAGGCGACGATCGAAGACGCGGCCTAG
- a CDS encoding DUF7289 family protein, with protein MSASRGVGTTTSRERGQSTLMGVVLLIGMVAAGSLGIFLVAGDAITDAEQQSEQERIEQAFVELSNSISSSAGSGDVSQSMELHAGDQGAIAHHDSATYKVWTQNYNKTNSTIVANGSIGTIEYKDDDGTKIAYEGGAVFRETGRQTRVLSSPWIDYNHETSTLSFSVFGLTEDKTINSGDITIKQTNVDREPTNYIQNDHVFVEIHSEYCRGWQQYFVEQAGDTTLQEPCYGGGNEEGTVKVRLGYNDVTNAFSSGAAVPSEDNIESGTGNGHPIDDIEEAEYTPLDETIQQMVTEYDGNASENLSTTSSNSGGEYYAEELDGSYDFDLQNENATVVVNGSVTTDGDGITVSGCGNGEYTLSIYATGDFSLHDDVKPIGDCEDAPIETIQLYGTSTSSVDFHDSSSTFRGLLYVASDKFNPDNGDYQINFKGGGGMTFEGAIIANSIYFKSNTNYVEMAGLEDSEVDVIPEGYEPAPQLTYLNLTEYEIEIKND; from the coding sequence ATGAGTGCGTCGCGTGGGGTCGGGACGACAACATCGAGAGAGCGGGGCCAATCGACGCTGATGGGGGTCGTGTTGTTGATCGGGATGGTCGCAGCCGGAAGCCTCGGGATCTTTCTGGTTGCCGGCGACGCGATCACCGATGCGGAACAGCAGTCCGAGCAGGAGCGAATCGAACAGGCCTTCGTCGAGTTGAGCAACAGCATCTCATCGTCTGCGGGGTCCGGAGACGTCTCGCAGTCGATGGAATTACACGCTGGCGATCAGGGAGCGATCGCCCACCACGACTCGGCGACATATAAAGTCTGGACGCAGAACTATAACAAAACAAACAGTACGATAGTCGCAAACGGTTCGATCGGGACTATCGAGTACAAGGACGACGACGGGACGAAGATCGCGTACGAGGGTGGTGCCGTCTTCCGCGAAACGGGGAGACAAACGCGAGTCCTTTCGTCTCCCTGGATTGATTACAATCACGAGACGAGTACGCTATCGTTCTCCGTCTTCGGACTCACCGAGGACAAAACGATCAACTCCGGGGATATCACGATCAAACAGACCAACGTCGATCGCGAACCGACTAATTACATTCAGAACGATCACGTGTTCGTCGAAATCCACAGCGAGTACTGTCGTGGATGGCAGCAGTACTTCGTAGAGCAAGCGGGCGATACGACCCTTCAGGAGCCGTGTTACGGTGGCGGGAACGAAGAAGGGACGGTGAAAGTGAGACTCGGATACAATGATGTCACCAATGCCTTCTCGTCGGGTGCAGCGGTACCGAGCGAAGACAACATCGAATCGGGTACCGGTAATGGTCACCCAATTGATGATATCGAAGAAGCGGAGTACACACCGCTGGACGAAACCATCCAACAGATGGTAACCGAGTACGACGGGAATGCGTCCGAGAATCTGAGCACGACGAGTTCTAACTCAGGCGGTGAATACTATGCCGAGGAACTCGACGGCTCGTACGATTTCGACCTACAGAATGAGAACGCGACTGTCGTCGTTAACGGCAGCGTGACGACTGATGGCGACGGAATAACAGTCTCTGGTTGTGGTAACGGAGAGTACACACTCAGCATCTACGCAACGGGTGACTTTTCGCTCCACGACGACGTGAAGCCGATCGGCGACTGTGAGGACGCACCCATCGAAACCATTCAACTGTACGGTACGTCGACGTCTAGTGTAGACTTTCACGACTCGAGTAGCACGTTCCGCGGCCTGCTCTACGTAGCAAGCGACAAATTCAATCCCGACAACGGAGATTATCAGATCAATTTCAAGGGTGGTGGCGGAATGACCTTCGAGGGAGCGATCATCGCTAATTCGATCTACTTCAAATCAAACACGAACTACGTAGAGATGGCGGGATTAGAAGACTCCGAGGTCGACGTCATCCCTGAGGGATATGAACCCGCGCCACAGTTGACCTATCTCAACCTCACCGAATACGAAATCGAGATCAAAAACGACTGA
- a CDS encoding DUF106 domain-containing protein → MTRTAEKINDLVREDSSMTAALEAIREAADRNGGEVHWADVNDDLTSGQWGRLIEKGVLVDGDDGFEIADREAYDRALDGDGDGGSAAADADVDIDDEQSKWSQWDKLAGMGSLLLMFGYWIDSVQQTVGSTINIVLGPLDAALPFYAVILSVALLTGLYSTLLQANLMNPEVMGKYQERMQAMQEKQKDVRERKQEAEERGASEAEIERLEDELEEVREEQMEAMAQNLGMFKEQIRPMVWIMLLTIPLFLWMYWKVQSGGLEGSDASVIMPLAGEVKWNSTLFGPLRAWIVWYFLCSMGFSQLLRKALNIDMSPSSA, encoded by the coding sequence ATGACGCGTACAGCGGAGAAAATCAACGACCTCGTCCGGGAGGACTCCTCCATGACGGCGGCCCTCGAGGCCATTCGCGAGGCTGCCGACCGGAACGGGGGCGAGGTCCACTGGGCCGACGTCAACGACGACTTGACGAGCGGTCAATGGGGCCGATTGATCGAGAAAGGAGTACTGGTCGACGGCGACGACGGGTTCGAGATCGCCGACCGCGAGGCGTACGACAGAGCCCTCGACGGAGACGGCGACGGTGGAAGCGCCGCCGCCGACGCCGACGTCGACATCGATGACGAACAGTCCAAGTGGTCGCAGTGGGACAAACTGGCCGGCATGGGCTCGCTGCTGTTGATGTTCGGGTACTGGATCGATTCCGTCCAGCAGACCGTCGGTAGTACGATCAATATCGTGCTCGGTCCCCTGGACGCGGCGCTGCCGTTTTACGCCGTGATCCTTTCGGTCGCCCTGCTGACGGGACTGTACTCGACGCTGCTGCAGGCCAACCTGATGAATCCCGAAGTGATGGGCAAGTACCAGGAGCGCATGCAGGCCATGCAGGAGAAACAGAAGGACGTCCGCGAGCGCAAGCAGGAAGCCGAGGAGCGCGGCGCCAGCGAGGCCGAAATCGAGCGCCTCGAGGACGAGCTCGAGGAGGTTCGCGAGGAGCAGATGGAGGCCATGGCCCAAAACCTCGGGATGTTCAAAGAGCAGATCCGACCGATGGTCTGGATCATGCTGTTGACCATCCCGCTGTTCCTCTGGATGTACTGGAAGGTCCAGAGCGGCGGGCTTGAGGGCAGCGACGCGTCGGTTATCATGCCGCTGGCCGGTGAGGTCAAGTGGAACTCGACCCTGTTCGGTCCGCTGCGGGCCTGGATCGTCTGGTACTTCCTGTGCTCGATGGGCTTCTCCCAGCTGCTGCGCAAGGCCCTGAACATCGATATGTCGCCCTCGAGCGCCTGA
- the cmk gene encoding (d)CMP kinase: MLLTVSGPPGSGKSTTAELLADRFDLEHVSGGDIFRELAEERGYTPLEFNKLAEENDQIDRDLDRRLYEIAVERDGLVLESRLAGWLAGEQADFRFWLDAPPRVRGERIAEREEKDPARATEETQAREASEAKRYQEYYGIDIRDLTIYDLSVNTARWGPDAVLDMLVTAVEVYEADADEGQAYVEIDDEF; this comes from the coding sequence ATGTTACTGACCGTCTCCGGTCCACCGGGAAGCGGCAAGAGCACCACAGCGGAGCTGCTTGCCGATCGATTCGATCTCGAGCACGTCAGCGGCGGCGACATCTTCCGCGAGCTCGCCGAGGAACGCGGCTACACGCCCCTCGAGTTCAACAAGCTCGCCGAGGAGAACGACCAGATCGACCGCGACCTCGACCGTCGGCTCTACGAGATCGCCGTCGAACGCGACGGTCTCGTCCTCGAGTCCCGGCTGGCGGGCTGGCTGGCCGGCGAGCAGGCTGACTTCCGGTTCTGGCTGGACGCCCCGCCTCGGGTCCGCGGCGAGCGGATCGCCGAACGCGAGGAGAAAGATCCCGCGCGGGCGACCGAGGAGACGCAGGCGCGAGAGGCCAGCGAGGCCAAACGCTATCAGGAGTACTACGGGATCGACATCCGCGATCTGACGATCTACGATCTCTCGGTGAACACGGCCCGCTGGGGACCCGACGCCGTCCTGGACATGCTCGTCACCGCCGTCGAGGTGTACGAGGCCGACGCCGACGAGGGCCAGGCCTACGTCGAGATCGACGACGAGTTCTGA
- a CDS encoding RNA-guided pseudouridylation complex pseudouridine synthase subunit Cbf5 has translation MADRSRLRGPPEDRTPAELLTFGVVNLDKPPGPSSHQVSGWLRDAVDETLADRAPDATIEQAAHAGTLDPKVTGCLPVMLGEATRLAQVFLEGHKEYVAVLECHAPVPADAESVVAEFEGPIYQKPPRKSAVARRLRVREIYDLEVLETDERRLLLRIRCESGTYVRKLCHDLGLALGTGGHMGHLRRTATSPFDDRDLHSAHDFLDALAYWREDGDPEVLLDVVDPAERILEGLPGVVIAPSAAREVANGAPVYDPGVLEVDDEARAGELVACYTPNGAAVCLGEFVDDASRDVTVDLERVLV, from the coding sequence ATGGCCGATCGCTCTCGCCTCCGCGGTCCGCCCGAGGACCGCACGCCCGCGGAACTGCTCACGTTCGGCGTCGTCAACCTCGACAAGCCGCCGGGACCCTCTTCGCACCAGGTCAGCGGCTGGTTGCGCGACGCGGTCGACGAAACGCTGGCCGACCGCGCCCCCGACGCGACGATCGAGCAGGCAGCCCACGCCGGGACGCTCGATCCCAAGGTCACCGGCTGTCTCCCGGTCATGCTCGGCGAGGCGACCCGACTGGCCCAAGTCTTCCTTGAGGGCCACAAGGAGTACGTCGCCGTCCTCGAGTGTCACGCGCCGGTGCCGGCTGACGCCGAATCGGTCGTCGCCGAGTTCGAGGGACCGATCTACCAGAAGCCCCCACGCAAGAGCGCGGTGGCCCGACGCCTGCGCGTGCGCGAGATTTACGACCTCGAGGTCCTCGAGACCGACGAGCGTCGGCTCCTGTTGCGCATCCGGTGTGAGAGCGGGACCTACGTTCGGAAGCTCTGTCACGATCTGGGGCTGGCGCTGGGCACCGGCGGCCACATGGGCCACCTGCGGCGGACGGCGACCTCGCCGTTCGACGACCGGGACCTGCACTCGGCCCACGACTTCCTCGACGCGCTGGCGTACTGGCGCGAGGACGGCGATCCCGAGGTACTGCTCGACGTGGTCGACCCCGCCGAACGCATCCTCGAGGGGCTCCCCGGCGTGGTGATCGCCCCAAGCGCGGCCCGGGAGGTCGCCAACGGCGCGCCGGTGTACGATCCCGGCGTGCTCGAGGTCGACGACGAGGCTCGTGCGGGTGAGCTGGTTGCCTGCTACACGCCCAACGGGGCCGCGGTGTGTCTCGGCGAGTTCGTCGACGATGCGAGTCGCGACGTGACGGTGGACCTCGAGCGCGTGCTGGTCTGA